The Rhodopirellula bahusiensis genome has a window encoding:
- a CDS encoding Gfo/Idh/MocA family protein, with amino-acid sequence MKPAPSSARASRISRRQFTATGIAAGAAIGVHTSRSASAQATSPSEKLGVAICGVNSRGGEHIRGFDKDPRTEIRVLVDIDEKVGNSRADKVADLQGLRPKVVKDFRDALDMDDVHILTSATPNHWHALMGVEAMQAGKDVYIEKPISHNIHEGRALVAAAAKYGRMFQTGTQCRSSSGIREGMQFLADGGIGEVKLARGLCYKRRKSIGPLGDYEIPAGVDFNQWSGPATYTDPKLTRQRFHYDWHWQRHYGNGDSGNQGPHQTDVARWGLGLERHPNAVLSYAGRLGYKAERKDPDYVDAGDTANTQVSIYDYGDKTIVFETRGLSVDESADQEINELFGYSKGNKIGVIFYGEDGYLVQGPSYNRCAVFDKQRKLVREFKATSSVGDAHFANFLDAVQSRDASTLHADARCGHLSAAIAHLGNISYYVGQENRVDPKTISESLANISSLDDDQATLDRTLQHLRDNNVDPEKEQLSLGPVLKFDPEAEGFVDNDEAKAMETREYRDGFVVPSAADV; translated from the coding sequence ATGAAACCTGCCCCATCCTCCGCCCGTGCCTCGCGAATCAGTCGTCGTCAGTTCACCGCGACCGGAATCGCGGCCGGGGCGGCCATCGGTGTCCACACCAGCCGATCCGCTTCTGCCCAAGCCACTTCGCCCAGTGAAAAACTCGGTGTAGCAATCTGCGGCGTCAACAGTCGCGGTGGAGAACACATCCGCGGATTCGACAAAGACCCGCGCACCGAAATTCGAGTGCTGGTCGACATTGACGAAAAGGTCGGCAACAGCCGCGCTGACAAAGTCGCCGATTTGCAGGGACTGCGTCCGAAAGTCGTCAAAGATTTTCGCGATGCCTTGGACATGGATGACGTGCATATCCTGACCAGCGCCACGCCCAATCACTGGCACGCGTTGATGGGCGTCGAAGCGATGCAGGCGGGCAAGGATGTCTACATCGAAAAACCGATCAGCCACAACATTCACGAGGGACGCGCCCTCGTCGCGGCGGCTGCGAAATACGGACGCATGTTCCAAACCGGTACCCAGTGCCGCAGCAGCTCCGGCATTCGCGAAGGCATGCAGTTCCTCGCGGATGGTGGAATCGGCGAAGTCAAGCTTGCCCGTGGCCTGTGCTACAAACGACGCAAGTCGATCGGCCCATTGGGTGACTATGAAATTCCCGCTGGCGTCGACTTCAATCAGTGGAGCGGACCGGCCACCTACACCGATCCCAAATTGACCCGTCAACGCTTCCACTATGACTGGCACTGGCAACGTCACTACGGCAATGGCGACTCTGGCAACCAAGGCCCTCACCAAACCGACGTAGCACGTTGGGGATTGGGACTGGAACGGCATCCGAATGCTGTGCTGAGCTACGCCGGTCGGTTGGGCTACAAAGCCGAACGCAAAGACCCCGATTACGTCGATGCGGGCGACACAGCCAACACGCAAGTTTCGATCTACGATTACGGCGACAAAACCATCGTGTTTGAAACACGTGGCCTGAGCGTTGATGAATCGGCTGATCAAGAAATCAACGAGTTGTTCGGTTACAGCAAAGGCAACAAGATCGGCGTCATCTTCTACGGCGAAGACGGCTATCTCGTGCAGGGTCCCAGCTACAACCGCTGTGCCGTATTCGACAAACAACGCAAATTGGTGCGTGAATTCAAGGCGACATCGAGCGTGGGGGACGCCCACTTTGCGAACTTCCTCGATGCGGTACAGTCTCGAGATGCCTCGACGCTTCACGCGGATGCACGCTGCGGTCACCTGTCCGCTGCGATCGCTCACCTGGGCAACATTTCGTACTACGTTGGTCAAGAAAACCGGGTCGATCCCAAAACGATCTCCGAGTCACTCGCGAACATCTCGTCGTTGGACGACGATCAAGCCACACTGGACCGAACGCTGCAGCACCTCCGGGACAACAACGTTGATCCAGAGAAAGAGCAACTGTCGCTCGGTCCCGTGCTGAAGTTTGATCCCGAGGCGGAAGGCTTTGTCGACAACGACGAAGCCAAAGCGATGGAAACTCGTGAGTACCGCGATGGATTCGTCGTTCCCAGTGCGGCTGACGTTTGA
- a CDS encoding phosphatidylinositol-specific phospholipase C/glycerophosphodiester phosphodiesterase family protein, with the protein MNIRSLLRRGTHLCTVVPFCIAACLVSLATATSSAQTPASNSTDRPSHPKAHAHNDYLHERPLLDALDNGFRSVEADIFLVDGDLWVAHSTSELSAERTLKALYLDPLRQRMRSHADDSSDSFQSVEGDGQPITLLIDLKSEGKATYRALHQLLSKYDDVFTHVDSEGVHRRGVTAIISGNRPIDLVQSDSPRFVGVDGRLGDLESDYSADLMPLISDHWGRNFKWRGQGELPAEDREKLNKILEQAHQKNRRIRFWATPDHEAAWEVLHEAGVDLINTDDLEGLNRFLRSK; encoded by the coding sequence GTGAACATTCGATCGCTATTACGACGCGGAACCCACCTCTGCACAGTCGTTCCCTTCTGCATCGCTGCCTGCTTGGTCAGCCTTGCCACGGCGACATCCTCGGCTCAAACGCCGGCTTCAAACTCAACGGATCGTCCGTCGCATCCCAAAGCTCACGCGCACAACGACTACCTGCATGAGCGTCCGCTGCTGGACGCGCTCGACAACGGATTCCGCAGCGTCGAAGCGGACATCTTTTTGGTCGATGGTGATCTCTGGGTCGCTCACTCCACCTCAGAACTTTCCGCCGAACGAACGTTGAAAGCGTTGTACCTCGATCCGCTGCGTCAACGCATGCGATCCCACGCCGACGATTCCTCAGACTCTTTCCAGAGCGTCGAAGGCGATGGCCAACCCATCACGCTGTTGATCGATCTGAAGTCGGAAGGGAAGGCCACCTACCGGGCACTCCATCAACTGCTTTCGAAATACGACGATGTATTCACGCACGTTGATTCCGAGGGCGTGCATCGTCGAGGCGTCACGGCCATCATCAGCGGCAACCGTCCGATCGACTTGGTCCAGTCGGACTCGCCGCGTTTCGTGGGCGTGGACGGGCGACTCGGTGATTTGGAAAGCGATTACTCGGCTGACCTGATGCCGTTGATCAGCGACCATTGGGGCCGCAATTTCAAATGGCGAGGCCAGGGGGAACTGCCTGCTGAGGACCGTGAAAAGTTAAACAAGATCTTGGAACAAGCTCACCAGAAAAATCGCCGGATTCGGTTCTGGGCCACGCCCGATCACGAAGCCGCCTGGGAGGTCCTGCACGAGGCCGGAGTCGATCTGATCAACACGGACGACCTCGAGGGCCTGAATCGTTTCCTGCGGTCGAAGTGA
- a CDS encoding phytoene desaturase — translation MSQRKVVVVGAGPGGLASAMQLAAGGCDVTLLERRGQVGGRTSAIEMDGFRFDCGPTFFLYPRVLAEIFHSTGRDLMEEVPMERLDPQYRLTFGGGGQLDCTPDMDEMDRQIAQFSPQDVGQLKRYMDDNRIKLEKFRPILESPFHSAMDVMKPSLLGAAKHLHPFRTLGKELERYFSDPRLVIAFAFQSKYLGMSPFNCPSLFSILSFLEYEYGVFHPIGGCSRVSEKMAEIAEEMGVKIRLNEPVDSIEMEGRRVRALHTQNDRYDADAFVVNADFADWMTKTVPNASRKRWSDEQIAKKKFSCSTYMLYLGIEGLYEDLPHHSIHISNDYNRNLREIETDHVLSQDPSVYVQNAGVTDPTLAPAGHSSLYVLVPVTHDTENVDWSKEAAGFRELTLNKLGELGLTDLRSRIRVEHQITPDDWQRDYAIYKGATFNLAHNLGQMLHNRPRNRFEELDGVYLVGGGTHPGSGLPVIYESSRISSRLLLQDLGMDTSFIDQSAQVA, via the coding sequence ATGTCCCAAAGGAAAGTCGTTGTCGTTGGGGCTGGACCCGGTGGTTTGGCGTCGGCGATGCAGCTCGCCGCGGGCGGTTGCGACGTGACCCTCTTGGAACGCCGCGGCCAGGTCGGCGGCCGGACCTCCGCGATCGAAATGGATGGCTTTCGATTCGATTGCGGCCCCACGTTCTTCCTGTACCCACGCGTGCTCGCCGAGATCTTTCATTCGACCGGTCGTGACCTGATGGAAGAGGTCCCGATGGAGCGACTCGACCCGCAGTACAGATTGACCTTCGGCGGTGGTGGGCAGCTGGATTGCACACCCGACATGGACGAGATGGATCGCCAGATCGCTCAGTTCTCACCGCAAGACGTCGGGCAACTCAAGCGATACATGGACGACAACCGGATCAAGCTGGAAAAATTTCGTCCGATCCTTGAGTCGCCGTTTCATTCCGCGATGGACGTGATGAAACCATCACTGCTGGGCGCGGCCAAACACCTGCATCCGTTTCGGACGCTGGGCAAAGAACTCGAACGTTACTTCAGTGACCCGCGTCTCGTCATCGCGTTCGCGTTCCAATCCAAGTACCTCGGGATGTCGCCGTTCAACTGCCCGAGTTTGTTCAGCATCCTGTCGTTCCTCGAATACGAATACGGCGTGTTCCATCCGATTGGAGGCTGCAGTCGCGTAAGCGAAAAGATGGCCGAGATCGCGGAAGAGATGGGCGTCAAGATTCGGCTCAATGAACCCGTCGATTCAATCGAGATGGAAGGCCGTCGCGTTCGTGCATTGCACACACAAAACGATCGCTACGACGCCGATGCGTTCGTCGTCAACGCCGACTTCGCGGACTGGATGACCAAGACCGTTCCCAACGCTTCTCGCAAACGTTGGTCGGACGAACAGATTGCGAAGAAGAAGTTTTCCTGCAGCACATACATGTTGTACTTGGGCATCGAAGGTCTGTACGAAGACCTGCCGCACCACAGCATCCACATCAGCAACGACTACAACCGCAACCTTCGCGAAATCGAAACCGATCATGTCCTCAGCCAAGACCCCTCGGTGTATGTCCAGAACGCTGGCGTGACCGACCCGACGCTGGCTCCCGCCGGACACAGTTCGCTGTACGTACTGGTCCCAGTCACGCATGACACTGAAAACGTCGACTGGTCGAAAGAAGCCGCCGGTTTTCGCGAGCTCACGCTGAACAAACTTGGCGAACTGGGCCTGACAGATCTTCGCAGCCGAATTCGTGTGGAGCACCAAATCACGCCCGACGATTGGCAACGTGACTACGCGATCTACAAAGGGGCCACGTTCAACTTGGCACACAACCTGGGCCAGATGCTTCACAATCGACCTCGCAATCGATTTGAAGAACTCGACGGGGTTTACCTGGTCGGCGGCGGCACGCATCCGGGCAGTGGTTTGCCGGTGATCTATGAATCCAGCCGCATCAGCTCACGTCTGTTGCTGCAAGATCTTGGGATGGACACGAGCTTCATCGACCAATCTGCTCAAGTGGCATAG
- the rnhA gene encoding ribonuclease HI — MTESKPAANLKPVELYTDGACSGNPGPGGWAFVLRCPRTLKEIQRSGGQPHTTNNQMELMAVIRGLEALKEPCAVDLYSDSKYVGQGMSSWMAGWKSRGWKRKDGSKLVPVKNVELWQELDQQMQSHRVTYHHVKGHAGHTENEMCDQLAVAAYQQYL, encoded by the coding sequence ATGACTGAATCCAAACCTGCCGCCAATTTGAAACCCGTGGAGCTGTACACCGATGGTGCTTGCAGTGGAAACCCGGGCCCGGGCGGATGGGCGTTTGTGTTGCGATGCCCACGCACGCTGAAAGAGATTCAGCGATCAGGCGGTCAACCTCACACGACCAACAACCAGATGGAATTGATGGCCGTCATCCGCGGGCTCGAGGCGCTCAAAGAACCCTGTGCCGTCGACCTGTACTCTGACAGCAAGTATGTGGGTCAGGGGATGTCGAGCTGGATGGCCGGCTGGAAGAGCCGCGGTTGGAAACGCAAGGACGGCTCGAAGCTGGTTCCGGTCAAGAACGTGGAACTGTGGCAAGAGCTCGATCAGCAAATGCAATCTCACCGCGTGACGTACCACCACGTCAAAGGTCACGCTGGGCACACCGAAAACGAAATGTGCGATCAACTGGCGGTCGCGGCGTATCAACAGTATCTGTAA
- a CDS encoding SDR family NAD(P)-dependent oxidoreductase, producing METTDRRSRLQDVFDTDDPVAIVTGSGSPRVGRVIAEELSRRGCHVALHANTSVDEAQQAASQWQQRFGREALVVQGSLDEDATCDAIVGQTHQHFGRLDILVNSAAIWTPTRLENITGDEIRRYFQINSVASLLCARAAGRHMVAQSRGGCIINMGDWATVRPYAEHAAYFPSKGAIEVMTRSLAVELGGKNAHVRVNCVQPGPVLLSDDVSEETVSELADSTLVRRVGTPEDVAHAVGFFCENTFVTGVCLPVDGGRSVFAPDGLQIGRNTG from the coding sequence GTGGAAACCACCGATCGTCGTTCACGATTGCAAGACGTTTTCGATACCGATGATCCGGTTGCCATTGTCACCGGCAGCGGTTCGCCGCGAGTCGGTCGTGTCATCGCGGAAGAACTGTCTCGTCGCGGTTGCCACGTTGCTTTGCACGCGAATACCAGCGTCGACGAAGCCCAGCAGGCCGCCTCGCAGTGGCAGCAGCGATTCGGTCGAGAAGCGTTGGTGGTGCAAGGTTCGCTTGACGAAGACGCGACCTGCGACGCAATCGTCGGTCAAACGCACCAGCACTTTGGCCGACTCGATATCCTGGTCAATAGCGCAGCGATCTGGACCCCAACACGTTTGGAAAACATCACCGGCGACGAGATTCGCCGGTACTTCCAAATCAACTCCGTCGCGTCGCTGCTGTGCGCTCGCGCCGCCGGTCGACACATGGTCGCTCAGTCTCGCGGTGGTTGCATCATCAACATGGGTGACTGGGCCACGGTACGACCCTACGCCGAACACGCCGCGTACTTCCCCAGCAAAGGTGCCATCGAGGTCATGACCCGATCGTTGGCTGTCGAACTTGGCGGTAAGAACGCTCACGTTCGAGTGAACTGCGTGCAACCGGGGCCGGTGCTGCTGTCCGATGATGTCTCGGAAGAAACGGTGAGCGAGCTGGCCGACAGCACCCTGGTTCGACGAGTCGGCACACCAGAAGACGTCGCTCACGCGGTTGGCTTCTTCTGCGAAAACACGTTCGTCACCGGAGTCTGCTTGCCGGTCGATGGCGGACGCAGCGTCTTCGCACCCGACGGACTTCAGATCGGTCGCAACACCGGCTGA
- the bioB gene encoding biotin synthase BioB — translation MSVADSSAADSVAAPDTADLSSSAGAFSPPGYYDALAQQVLDGTPITREQALGMLEASDLDVPAIISAGYRIRHQYFGNSVQLYFLMNAKSGLCPEDCHYCSQSKVSDAPVPKYNILKRDALMDAAKVAAERGAKTYCLVISARGPNEREMKAVEQIVPEIKQKYDLDICACLGLLDESQAARLKACGVDRVNHNLNSSESHYETICTTHTYEDRVQTLRHVRDAGMEMCSGGIIGMGESKSDIVSMAFDLNELGVQSIPVNILNAIDGTPLEGTAALTPQDALKALAMFRFVNPDRELRIAGGRELHLRQLQPMGLYVANSVFVGDYLTTQGQAPQADYDMIRDLGFEVTGSCEEMSV, via the coding sequence ATGAGCGTTGCTGACTCCAGTGCTGCTGATTCTGTTGCTGCCCCGGACACCGCTGACTTGTCATCGTCCGCAGGAGCATTTTCTCCTCCGGGATACTACGACGCGTTGGCTCAACAAGTCCTCGACGGCACACCAATCACGCGAGAGCAAGCGCTCGGGATGTTGGAAGCGTCTGACCTGGACGTGCCCGCGATCATCTCGGCCGGATATCGAATTCGCCATCAGTACTTTGGCAACTCGGTCCAGCTGTATTTCCTGATGAACGCCAAGAGCGGACTGTGCCCGGAAGATTGTCACTACTGCAGCCAGTCGAAAGTCTCTGACGCTCCCGTTCCGAAATACAACATCCTGAAACGCGATGCGTTGATGGACGCCGCCAAAGTCGCGGCTGAACGAGGTGCCAAGACTTACTGCTTGGTAATTTCGGCTCGTGGACCGAACGAACGAGAGATGAAAGCGGTGGAACAGATCGTTCCCGAGATCAAACAGAAATACGACTTGGACATCTGCGCCTGCTTGGGCCTGCTGGATGAATCCCAAGCGGCACGGTTGAAGGCCTGTGGTGTCGATCGAGTCAACCACAACCTGAACAGCAGCGAATCTCACTACGAAACGATCTGCACGACTCACACCTACGAAGACCGCGTTCAAACGCTGCGTCACGTTCGCGATGCAGGCATGGAAATGTGTAGCGGTGGCATCATTGGAATGGGCGAATCCAAGTCCGACATCGTGTCGATGGCTTTCGACCTCAATGAACTCGGTGTGCAATCGATTCCCGTCAACATTCTCAACGCGATTGATGGCACGCCTTTGGAAGGCACCGCCGCACTCACGCCTCAAGACGCGCTCAAAGCACTCGCCATGTTCCGGTTTGTGAACCCGGATCGTGAACTGCGAATTGCCGGCGGTCGCGAACTGCACCTGCGTCAGCTGCAGCCGATGGGTTTGTACGTTGCCAACAGCGTGTTTGTCGGTGACTACCTGACGACGCAAGGCCAAGCACCCCAAGCGGATTACGACATGATTCGTGACCTCGGCTTCGAAGTCACCGGTTCGTGCGAAGAGATGAGCGTCTGA
- the pyk gene encoding pyruvate kinase — MQDYRHTKIIATIGPATESPEKLAALIEAGVDVMRLNMAHGTPEWVGEIVAKIRKVSKGINRHVAVMMDVKGPEIRTGAVEDAIELKAGDELVLFTENCTDQSAVESDGTPRVSVNYPGLPGAIDLDSTILVDSGLLHWHVLKKEATTVRCRVITPGMLESRRHINLPGVQVNLPAITDKDRTDLIAGIKAGIDFVALSFVRQAEDVVMLREFLDEHNSHARIISKIEDQAGVRNMKAIIRQSDAIMVARGDLGIEIDYHRLPLVQTELIRACQEDGKPVIIATHLLESMIHSPVPTRAEVSDVSNAIREQADAVMLSGETTTGKYPLESVGVLQNIISSIEPTVSRQLNSKIVLREPKSMMLRSACTLAQEMGESGVVVFTRSGFLAYVLGALRPRGVPIFAFTDIEHTFHHLLLPWGVEPFFMEFSEDHDETIANALEVLKESGWCKSGVWLGVITNALADEKIIDTLQLRQVQ, encoded by the coding sequence GTGCAGGACTACCGTCACACCAAAATCATTGCCACGATCGGACCAGCCACCGAATCCCCTGAAAAATTGGCAGCATTGATCGAAGCGGGTGTCGATGTCATGCGACTGAACATGGCCCATGGTACTCCCGAATGGGTCGGCGAAATCGTCGCGAAAATTCGGAAGGTTTCCAAGGGCATCAATCGTCACGTCGCTGTGATGATGGATGTGAAGGGCCCCGAGATTCGAACCGGGGCGGTCGAAGATGCGATTGAGTTGAAAGCCGGCGATGAGCTGGTCCTGTTCACCGAAAACTGCACCGACCAATCGGCCGTCGAGTCCGACGGAACGCCGCGAGTCAGTGTGAACTATCCCGGACTGCCCGGTGCGATCGATCTCGACAGCACCATCTTGGTCGACAGCGGTTTGTTGCATTGGCACGTGTTGAAGAAAGAGGCCACGACCGTCCGCTGCCGTGTGATCACTCCCGGCATGTTGGAATCGCGACGTCACATCAATTTGCCCGGTGTCCAAGTCAACTTGCCCGCGATCACGGACAAAGACCGAACGGACTTGATCGCCGGCATCAAAGCGGGGATCGACTTTGTCGCGCTTTCGTTTGTTCGCCAAGCGGAAGATGTCGTCATGCTGCGTGAGTTCTTGGACGAACACAACTCACACGCTCGGATCATTTCGAAGATTGAAGACCAAGCCGGCGTTCGCAATATGAAAGCGATCATCCGGCAATCCGATGCGATCATGGTCGCTCGAGGTGACCTCGGTATCGAAATCGACTATCACCGATTGCCGCTCGTGCAAACCGAGTTGATTCGTGCCTGCCAAGAAGACGGCAAGCCCGTCATCATTGCCACGCACTTGCTGGAATCAATGATCCATTCGCCGGTGCCAACTCGCGCCGAAGTGTCGGATGTCTCCAACGCGATTCGCGAACAAGCCGACGCGGTGATGTTGTCGGGTGAGACCACCACCGGCAAATACCCGCTGGAGTCGGTGGGCGTGCTGCAGAACATCATTTCCAGCATCGAACCGACCGTCAGTCGTCAACTCAATTCGAAGATCGTGCTTCGCGAGCCCAAATCGATGATGCTGCGATCGGCGTGCACGTTGGCTCAGGAGATGGGCGAATCAGGTGTTGTTGTCTTCACCCGAAGCGGTTTTCTCGCCTACGTGCTCGGGGCTTTGCGGCCTCGTGGCGTGCCAATCTTTGCCTTCACTGACATCGAGCACACATTCCATCACCTGCTGCTGCCTTGGGGTGTGGAGCCGTTCTTCATGGAGTTTTCCGAAGACCACGACGAAACCATCGCCAACGCTTTGGAAGTTCTCAAAGAAAGCGGTTGGTGCAAATCAGGCGTTTGGTTGGGCGTCATCACCAATGCTCTGGCCGATGAAAAAATCATCGACACGCTGCAGCTCCGGCAAGTTCAGTAG
- a CDS encoding dihydrodipicolinate synthase family protein: protein MKTGPFNPNLLSESVFAVPPLARDADYQIDADENEKIIRFLEAGGVRSLLYGGNAVLYHTSLADFDDLLGMISDSAGPDTTVVPSFGPSFGIASDQINILQEFDFGTAMLLPSRDIVDSAGIATGIRMLSEQYGKPLVVYLKHDRWLSPEDLKSLEDDGVISWIKYAVVRENPAEDDYLREVLDVFPSERVVSGIGEQPAIVHLRDFGITGFTSGCVCVAPRKSMDMLGSIQGGDMEMAESIRQYFQPLENLRDGIHPIRVLHEAVALAGVASTGPIQPMLSNICDETKSKIQTALRTMKVID from the coding sequence ATGAAAACCGGACCATTCAATCCCAACCTGCTTTCGGAATCCGTCTTTGCCGTGCCGCCATTGGCTCGCGATGCGGATTACCAAATCGATGCGGATGAAAACGAAAAGATCATCCGATTCCTCGAAGCCGGTGGCGTTCGTTCGTTGCTGTACGGTGGCAACGCAGTGCTCTATCACACCAGCCTGGCTGACTTCGATGACCTGCTGGGAATGATCTCGGACTCAGCCGGTCCGGACACGACCGTCGTGCCATCGTTTGGTCCTTCCTTTGGAATCGCGTCGGACCAGATCAACATTCTTCAAGAGTTTGATTTTGGCACCGCGATGCTGTTGCCGTCGCGAGACATTGTTGATTCGGCAGGCATCGCAACGGGCATTCGAATGCTGTCCGAACAATACGGCAAACCTTTAGTCGTCTATCTGAAACACGACCGTTGGTTGTCACCGGAAGACCTGAAATCACTGGAAGACGACGGCGTGATCTCCTGGATCAAATACGCGGTCGTTCGCGAAAATCCGGCGGAAGACGACTACCTTCGCGAAGTCTTGGATGTCTTCCCATCCGAAAGAGTTGTCAGCGGCATCGGAGAACAACCGGCAATCGTTCACTTGCGCGACTTCGGAATCACAGGGTTCACCAGCGGATGCGTTTGCGTCGCACCTCGCAAGAGCATGGACATGCTCGGTTCCATCCAAGGCGGTGACATGGAAATGGCAGAATCAATTCGGCAATACTTCCAGCCGCTCGAAAACCTTCGCGATGGGATTCACCCGATTCGGGTTCTGCACGAAGCGGTCGCGCTCGCTGGTGTGGCAAGCACGGGCCCGATTCAACCCATGCTCAGCAACATCTGCGACGAGACCAAATCGAAGATTCAAACCGCTCTGCGAACGATGAAGGTAATCGACTGA
- a CDS encoding NADP-dependent methylenetetrahydromethanopterin/methylenetetrahydrofolate dehydrogenase, translating into MPKKILFQLDVDPHPSSFDAVVAVDAGVDQLLQYGSVQTDSVESLVHGAMFTRGGDDLKNTALFIGGNDVVKAEAIFRGVQKAFFGPVRVSVMLDASGCNTTAAAAVVSASKHVTLDGSTAVVLGGTGPVGRRVAQMLARQNANVLLTSRSLNRAETACKEIGAQVTSGNLEAAAPESQEGLKTLLERADVIIACGAAGVELVSKELIHGLSKLRVAIDLNAVPPAGLGGVEAFDKAKPLHEGTEDGPVAYGPIGVGGLKMRTHKAAIAKLFTSNSLALDADEIYDLTMEQMNR; encoded by the coding sequence ATGCCAAAGAAAATCCTCTTTCAGTTGGACGTGGATCCTCATCCCAGTTCGTTTGACGCAGTGGTTGCGGTGGACGCGGGAGTCGACCAATTACTGCAGTACGGCAGCGTGCAGACCGATTCAGTGGAATCACTTGTCCACGGGGCCATGTTCACTCGAGGCGGCGACGACCTGAAGAACACAGCTCTGTTCATCGGCGGCAACGATGTTGTGAAAGCGGAAGCGATTTTTCGCGGCGTTCAAAAGGCATTCTTTGGTCCCGTTCGGGTCTCAGTGATGTTGGACGCTTCGGGATGCAACACCACTGCCGCGGCAGCAGTGGTCTCCGCATCCAAACACGTGACACTCGATGGAAGCACGGCGGTCGTCCTCGGTGGCACCGGCCCGGTTGGCAGACGTGTCGCTCAAATGCTGGCTCGGCAAAACGCCAATGTGCTTCTGACCAGTCGTTCGCTCAACCGAGCCGAGACCGCCTGCAAAGAGATCGGCGCACAGGTCACCTCCGGCAATCTCGAAGCCGCCGCACCTGAAAGCCAAGAAGGCCTGAAGACATTGCTCGAACGAGCGGACGTGATCATCGCCTGCGGAGCAGCAGGCGTGGAACTGGTTTCCAAGGAGCTCATCCACGGCCTCTCGAAGCTGAGGGTCGCCATTGACCTCAACGCAGTGCCACCTGCAGGACTCGGAGGAGTGGAAGCGTTCGACAAAGCCAAACCGCTGCATGAAGGCACCGAAGACGGCCCAGTGGCATACGGACCGATCGGCGTGGGCGGACTGAAAATGCGAACTCACAAGGCCGCGATTGCAAAACTCTTCACATCAAACTCACTCGCGCTGGATGCAGATGAAATCTACGACCTCACGATGGAACAGATGAATCGTTGA
- the fae gene encoding formaldehyde-activating enzyme, with product MQFHIGESLVGDGNEISHIDLMIGSKDGPVGAAFANALANQSEGHTNLLAVLEPNVAVKPSTVMVTKVTIKGMKQAVQMFGPAQAAVAQAVADAVSEGIIPKDQCEDLVCVCGVFIHPAAEDDEKIYKYNYEATKDALKSAMQGKPTADDMLAKKDTAAHPFKGF from the coding sequence ATGCAATTCCACATTGGTGAATCCCTCGTCGGTGACGGCAACGAAATTTCTCACATCGATCTGATGATCGGCAGCAAGGACGGACCAGTTGGCGCCGCGTTCGCGAACGCTTTGGCCAACCAAAGCGAAGGTCACACCAACCTGTTGGCAGTGCTCGAGCCCAACGTGGCCGTGAAGCCCTCGACCGTGATGGTGACCAAGGTCACGATCAAAGGCATGAAGCAAGCCGTGCAAATGTTCGGCCCTGCTCAAGCCGCCGTTGCACAAGCGGTTGCTGACGCCGTCAGCGAAGGCATCATTCCAAAGGATCAGTGCGAAGATCTGGTTTGTGTCTGCGGTGTGTTCATCCACCCAGCTGCTGAAGACGACGAAAAGATCTACAAGTACAACTACGAAGCCACCAAGGACGCGCTGAAGTCGGCAATGCAAGGCAAGCCAACTGCAGACGACATGCTGGCCAAGAAGGACACCGCTGCTCACCCATTCAAGGGTTTCTGA